The following are from one region of the Nostoc cf. commune SO-36 genome:
- the cobU gene encoding bifunctional adenosylcobinamide kinase/adenosylcobinamide-phosphate guanylyltransferase, whose protein sequence is MGKIILVTGPARSGKSEWAETLAIQSGKAVVYVATATDNPDDQEWHQRILEHQQRRPQDWVTLSVPMELSATLADAKPYTCLLVDSLGTWVANFLEQDEFTWENIVAEFLETVDLVAADILFVAEEVGWGVVPAYPLGRTFRDRLGSLVRQLSTLSETVYLVTGGHVLNLSILGSPLPNTRDAGTFRSQDS, encoded by the coding sequence TTGGGTAAAATCATCTTAGTAACAGGGCCAGCACGATCTGGTAAAAGTGAATGGGCAGAAACTCTAGCCATACAGTCAGGAAAAGCAGTTGTTTACGTAGCAACAGCCACTGATAATCCAGATGATCAAGAGTGGCATCAACGCATTCTCGAACATCAACAACGTCGTCCCCAAGACTGGGTAACTTTATCTGTACCTATGGAACTGTCTGCTACCCTCGCCGATGCCAAACCCTACACCTGCCTTTTAGTAGATTCTTTAGGAACTTGGGTTGCTAATTTCCTAGAACAGGACGAATTTACCTGGGAAAATATTGTTGCGGAGTTTTTAGAGACGGTGGATCTGGTTGCTGCTGATATATTATTTGTCGCAGAAGAGGTCGGTTGGGGTGTAGTACCAGCTTATCCTCTTGGGAGGACGTTCCGCGATCGCCTCGGTTCTTTAGTGCGCCAGCTAAGTACACTCAGCGAAACTGTTTATTTAGTGACTGGTGGTCATGTCCTCAATCTCAGCATCCTTGGTTCGCCATTGCCAAATACAAGGGATGCTGGAACATTTAGGAGTCAAGATTCTTAA
- a CDS encoding glycosyltransferase family 2 protein: MPDTKISAIICTHNRDNYLGAAIDSLLGQDFAADFEIIVVDNGSSDRTREVVEQRAHNPHLKYVFEPTIGLSVARNTGAKVASGDILAYLDDDAVASKGWLQVLYFAYYNNSKLAIAGGKVTLIWPPGIQQPRWLSPGLAANLGAYDLGDSTIYIEEPGSTPRGLNYSIHRSFLEKIGGFDPHLGRVGKNLLSNEELQMTEFALKLGWQVAYLPEALVAHNVAPERLQRSWFLNRGWWQGISECYREQLAGKAGIGQLQGGSERFVRGLYKALKHFSDPAERFDKLVYAYGQIGYLNAAIQGLLSTSNKK; encoded by the coding sequence ATGCCAGATACCAAAATCTCTGCCATTATCTGTACTCACAATCGAGATAACTATTTAGGGGCTGCAATTGATAGTCTTTTAGGGCAGGATTTTGCTGCTGACTTTGAAATTATCGTAGTTGATAACGGATCTAGCGATCGCACTCGTGAGGTTGTAGAACAAAGGGCCCACAATCCCCACCTGAAGTATGTCTTTGAACCCACCATTGGTTTATCTGTAGCCCGCAACACGGGCGCAAAAGTAGCCAGTGGTGACATTCTTGCTTATCTAGATGACGATGCCGTTGCTAGCAAGGGCTGGCTACAAGTTTTATATTTTGCCTATTACAATAATTCTAAACTAGCGATCGCAGGAGGCAAAGTCACTCTCATCTGGCCCCCAGGAATCCAACAACCACGGTGGCTATCTCCAGGGCTAGCTGCAAATCTAGGTGCATACGACTTGGGTGACAGTACTATCTACATCGAAGAACCTGGCTCAACACCCAGAGGCTTAAATTACTCGATCCACCGCAGTTTTTTAGAAAAAATTGGCGGTTTTGATCCCCATCTTGGTCGAGTCGGGAAAAATTTGCTATCAAACGAAGAACTGCAAATGACCGAATTTGCTTTAAAGCTTGGTTGGCAAGTTGCTTATCTTCCCGAAGCACTAGTAGCTCACAATGTAGCTCCAGAGCGCCTCCAACGCTCCTGGTTTTTAAACCGAGGCTGGTGGCAAGGTATCAGTGAATGCTATCGAGAACAACTCGCTGGTAAAGCTGGGATCGGTCAATTGCAGGGAGGTAGTGAACGATTTGTGCGCGGCTTGTATAAAGCATTAAAACATTTCTCTGACCCAGCAGAACGGTTTGATAAACTTGTGTACGCTTACGGTCAGATTGGTTACTTAAATGCTGCTATTCAAGGTCTTTTATCTACATCAAATAAGAAATAA
- a CDS encoding glycosyltransferase family 2 protein: protein MSSKIPVSVLIPAKNEQANLPACLASLSRADEIFVVDSQSSDNSVEIAKSHGVNVVQFNFNGRWPKKKNWSLDNLPFRNEWVLIVDCDERIPPELWEEIDQAIQNNEYTGYYLNRRVFFLGKWIRYGGKYPDWNLRLFQHKKGRYENLNTEEIANTGDNEVHEHVILQGKVGYLKNDMLHEDFRDLYHWLERHNRYSNWEASVYFNILTGKDDSGTIGANLFGDAVQRKRFLKKVWVHLPFKPILRFVLFYIIQRGFLDGKAGYIYARLLSQYEYQIGVKLYELRNCGGHLNTATLPKEGAEEQESRETEGKLLTIDS, encoded by the coding sequence ATGTCATCTAAAATACCAGTTTCTGTATTAATTCCGGCAAAAAACGAACAAGCAAACTTGCCTGCTTGCCTTGCTAGCCTCAGCAGAGCAGATGAGATATTTGTAGTAGATTCTCAAAGTAGCGACAACAGTGTTGAAATTGCTAAAAGTCACGGTGTAAATGTCGTGCAATTCAACTTCAATGGACGCTGGCCCAAAAAGAAAAATTGGTCTTTAGATAATCTACCTTTTCGTAACGAATGGGTGTTAATTGTAGATTGCGATGAGCGCATTCCCCCCGAACTTTGGGAAGAGATTGACCAAGCAATTCAAAATAATGAATATACGGGTTATTATCTCAACCGCCGCGTCTTTTTCTTAGGGAAATGGATTCGCTATGGTGGCAAATATCCCGATTGGAATCTACGTTTATTTCAACATAAAAAAGGTCGTTACGAAAATCTAAATACAGAAGAAATTGCCAATACTGGTGATAACGAAGTTCACGAACACGTTATTTTGCAGGGGAAAGTTGGGTATCTCAAAAATGATATGCTCCATGAAGACTTCCGCGACCTTTACCACTGGTTAGAACGGCATAACCGATATTCCAACTGGGAAGCTAGTGTTTATTTTAATATTCTCACAGGTAAAGATGATAGCGGTACCATCGGCGCAAATCTATTTGGTGATGCCGTGCAACGCAAGCGCTTTCTAAAAAAAGTGTGGGTACACTTACCATTTAAACCCATTTTGCGGTTTGTCTTATTTTATATTATTCAACGCGGTTTCTTGGATGGCAAAGCCGGATATATCTATGCACGCTTGCTGAGTCAATATGAATATCAAATTGGCGTTAAACTTTACGAATTACGCAACTGTGGTGGCCACTTAAATACTGCAACTCTCCCAAAGGAAGGAGCAGAGGAGCAGGAGAGCAGGGAAACAGAGGGAAAGCTATTGACCATTGACTCATGA
- a CDS encoding nuclear transport factor 2 family protein: MTQDSENTLKVARQAFENLTHGMATGEWEPLLDMLTEDFTLWFPMGKFHGLNVGKERTREFFEYVFESFTPGLKLTALDRVTSNETTAVFEFRDEGTLFGQPYKNRVAVSFDVRGDKICGYREYFGSDGKSY, encoded by the coding sequence ACTTTAAAAGTTGCTCGTCAGGCATTTGAGAATCTGACGCATGGTATGGCAACAGGAGAGTGGGAACCATTATTAGATATGCTCACAGAAGATTTTACCCTTTGGTTTCCAATGGGTAAATTCCACGGTTTAAATGTAGGAAAAGAGCGAACTAGAGAGTTTTTTGAGTATGTTTTTGAATCCTTTACTCCTGGGTTGAAGCTGACTGCTTTAGACCGTGTTACTAGTAATGAAACAACTGCTGTCTTTGAGTTTCGGGACGAGGGGACTTTATTCGGACAGCCTTACAAAAATCGAGTAGCAGTTTCTTTTGATGTGCGTGGAGACAAAATTTGTGGCTACAGAGAATACTTCGGCAGCGATGGTAAATCCTATTAA